One bacterium genomic window carries:
- a CDS encoding tetratricopeptide repeat protein, whose amino-acid sequence MVLELVFLIMSFGQLNVAHTEITDSLVRYYLETGELKKVDELSNEINDNFLLGELAYFSHKFDKAIKFYSLVPLDSEDANDAIYRIIFIKENKNAELQDYVTAELFGRQKKWDKGIEILKKMKENKSTIAPSASILLANFIEQKGDLNGALKEYQNFINRFDTNVIANDREAILPQILLKMGKIYTTLGRIKEASESYRQILLKYPKSCVAPIARERLENL is encoded by the coding sequence ATGGTTTTAGAATTGGTATTTTTAATAATGAGTTTTGGTCAACTAAATGTTGCTCACACTGAAATTACCGACTCTCTTGTAAGATATTATTTAGAAACGGGTGAACTAAAAAAGGTAGATGAACTTTCTAATGAAATCAACGATAATTTCTTACTCGGTGAGCTTGCTTATTTTAGTCACAAATTTGACAAAGCCATCAAATTCTACTCCCTGGTGCCGTTAGATTCTGAGGATGCAAATGATGCAATTTATCGGATAATTTTTATTAAAGAAAATAAGAATGCAGAGCTACAAGATTATGTGACCGCAGAACTATTTGGTAGACAAAAGAAATGGGACAAGGGGATTGAAATTTTAAAAAAGATGAAGGAGAATAAATCAACAATTGCTCCTTCAGCTTCAATTCTTTTAGCAAACTTTATTGAACAAAAAGGCGACCTTAATGGAGCACTTAAAGAGTATCAAAATTTTATAAATAGATTTGATACAAATGTCATTGCAAACGATAGAGAAGCAATCTTGCCACAGATTTTATTAAAGATGGGCAAAATTTATACTACACTGGGAAGAATAAAAGAAGCTAGTGAATCATATCGACAGATTTTACTTAAGTACCCAAAATCATGTGTTGCTCCTATCGCTAGAGAGAGACTTGAGAACTTATGA
- a CDS encoding asparagine synthetase B: MILFFYIIGTLLLIPMDLTQADHLRAYGIAYYALEKTIKVEWLLNYKGGSFLMSYNPEIEELCKIRGVNYKILDEPTVQSIYNTIEIENMERIELTVAPRVAVYVPPDNSPWDDAVRIALEYAKVPYDKVWDEEVLGGALSNYDWLHLHHEDFTGQYGKFYGSFRNAQWFKEEVRVNELMAKKLGFKKVWQLKHQVAKKIREYVNNGGFLFAMCSATETIDIAISAYGIDIVPLLDGDGFEENCQDKLNFESTFAFKDFEVDLNPMMYRHSSIDVTNEARARGENVNFELFNFSAKYDPIPTLLTQNHTRVIKEFLGQTTGFRRNLIKEGIVILGDIKGTEEVKYLYGDYGKGFFTFYGGHDPEDYAHLVGDPPTRLELYPNSPGYRLILDNLLFPAAKSKRLKT; this comes from the coding sequence ATGATTCTATTTTTTTATATTATTGGGACACTACTCCTTATACCAATGGATTTAACTCAAGCTGACCATTTACGGGCTTATGGTATAGCTTACTATGCACTTGAGAAGACGATAAAAGTGGAGTGGCTACTTAACTATAAAGGAGGCTCATTCTTGATGAGTTATAATCCTGAAATTGAAGAGCTCTGTAAAATAAGGGGTGTAAATTATAAAATTTTAGATGAACCTACAGTTCAAAGCATATATAACACAATAGAGATAGAGAATATGGAGAGGATAGAGCTTACTGTTGCCCCTAGGGTAGCTGTTTATGTACCACCAGATAATTCACCGTGGGATGATGCGGTGAGAATAGCACTTGAGTATGCTAAAGTACCTTATGATAAAGTATGGGATGAAGAGGTACTTGGGGGGGCACTTTCAAATTATGATTGGCTACATTTACACCACGAAGATTTTACTGGTCAATATGGTAAATTTTATGGTAGCTTCCGGAATGCACAATGGTTCAAGGAAGAGGTTAGAGTTAACGAACTTATGGCAAAGAAGCTTGGATTTAAAAAAGTATGGCAACTAAAACATCAGGTAGCTAAGAAAATAAGAGAGTATGTGAATAATGGTGGCTTTTTATTTGCTATGTGCTCAGCTACTGAGACAATTGATATTGCTATTTCTGCATACGGAATTGATATAGTGCCTTTACTTGATGGAGACGGATTTGAAGAAAACTGTCAAGATAAGCTTAATTTTGAAAGTACTTTTGCATTTAAAGATTTTGAAGTAGACCTTAATCCAATGATGTACAGACATTCAAGTATAGATGTGACTAATGAGGCGCGGGCAAGGGGTGAGAATGTGAATTTTGAGCTCTTCAACTTTTCTGCCAAATATGACCCTATTCCTACTCTTTTAACTCAGAATCATACAAGAGTTATAAAAGAATTTTTGGGCCAAACTACAGGATTTAGGCGAAATTTGATTAAGGAGGGTATAGTAATATTAGGAGATATAAAAGGAACAGAGGAAGTTAAGTACTTATACGGTGATTATGGCAAAGGGTTTTTTACATTTTATGGCGGCCATGACCCAGAAGATTACGCTCATCTTGTGGGTGACCCACCAACGAGGCTTGAGTTGTATCCTAATTCGCCAGGTTATAGGTTGATTTTAGATAACCTGCTATTCCCAGCCGCTAAATCAAAACGGCTAAAGACATAA
- a CDS encoding Gfo/Idh/MocA family oxidoreductase — MITTAVIGCGYWGPNIVRILHEHPNCTLKYCCDINEDRLKNIVARYPEIKVTKYSDEIFSDASIQAVFIATPLSSHYLLAKKGIEAGKSIFVEKPFVSSVNEGNELVRLATQNNVTLMVGHILEYASAVIKIKELLEKREIGDIYYISSTRVNLGIHRKDESVIWDLASHDLSMIFYWLNEEPLSIQAVGKGSVIKDKPDVAFLTLTFPSDILVNIHVSWLAPSKLRNTVIVGSKKMIVYDDTNLSEKVRIFDMGVLVPEPMNFGEFQLSYRTSDITAPVLSSVEPLKAEISHFIRCVEYKETPKTDGSSGIKVIKYLELAEESIRNGGGVIKVK, encoded by the coding sequence ATGATAACAACTGCTGTTATTGGGTGCGGTTACTGGGGACCTAACATTGTAAGAATATTACATGAACACCCAAATTGCACACTAAAATATTGTTGTGATATAAATGAAGACAGGCTTAAAAACATTGTCGCTCGTTATCCCGAAATTAAGGTAACCAAATATAGTGACGAAATATTTAGTGATGCATCAATCCAAGCTGTATTTATAGCAACCCCTTTATCTTCTCATTATCTATTAGCAAAGAAAGGTATAGAAGCAGGCAAATCTATATTTGTTGAAAAGCCATTCGTAAGCTCTGTTAATGAAGGCAATGAGCTTGTGCGTCTAGCAACCCAAAACAATGTTACTCTAATGGTAGGACATATCCTTGAATACGCGTCTGCTGTAATAAAAATTAAGGAATTATTAGAGAAAAGAGAGATAGGTGATATTTACTATATTTCGTCTACTCGCGTAAATCTGGGAATACACAGAAAGGATGAATCGGTAATATGGGACCTCGCATCGCATGACCTTTCTATGATTTTTTATTGGCTTAATGAAGAGCCCCTTTCAATCCAGGCAGTTGGAAAGGGCTCTGTAATAAAAGATAAGCCGGATGTAGCATTCCTGACGCTAACATTTCCATCAGATATCCTTGTTAATATACATGTTTCATGGTTAGCACCCAGCAAACTAAGAAATACTGTAATTGTGGGATCTAAAAAAATGATAGTTTATGATGATACAAACTTATCTGAAAAAGTGCGAATATTTGATATGGGAGTCTTAGTGCCTGAACCTATGAATTTTGGTGAATTCCAATTATCTTATCGGACTAGTGATATAACTGCACCAGTTTTATCCAGTGTTGAGCCACTCAAGGCTGAAATAAGTCATTTTATAAGGTGCGTCGAGTATAAAGAGACGCCAAAAACTGATGGCAGTTCAGGAATCAAGGTCATTAAATATTTGGAACTTGCAGAAGAATCAATTAGAAATGGTGGAGGAGTAATAAAGGTTAAGTAG
- a CDS encoding sugar transferase — protein MELVINRVEDLNRDLPPGINMVKIDIPNLCAKDIVNIVLRYVDFVDVYVKTDKLFSKLIKNGYLIFKKYQKADYLLKRVMDIFIGVLAIIGTAPLFLISSILTKLSSKGPVIFRQVRVNGIGKTFNFYKFRTMEASNEPKIHYNYIEKFIKDQLQNDLGIDCFAIACNDSIGVARNDRQPLLPSGRKVYKLTNDPRVTPIGRWLRILSIDELPQLINVLRGEMSLVGPRPPIPYEVELYEDWHKARLCTKPGITGLWQVMGRSLIPFNDMVVLDLYYATNKSLLTDLKILLRTIPMVLSLKGAY, from the coding sequence ATGGAACTTGTGATAAATAGGGTTGAAGATTTAAATAGAGATTTACCACCTGGAATTAACATGGTAAAAATAGATATCCCAAACTTATGTGCAAAAGATATTGTAAACATTGTTTTGAGATACGTAGATTTTGTAGATGTATATGTGAAAACAGATAAATTATTCTCAAAACTTATAAAAAATGGCTATCTCATCTTTAAAAAATATCAAAAAGCAGATTATCTATTAAAAAGAGTGATGGATATTTTTATTGGGGTATTAGCTATTATTGGAACTGCACCTCTCTTCCTTATTAGTTCTATTCTAACAAAGTTAAGTTCAAAGGGGCCTGTCATATTTCGTCAAGTCCGGGTTAATGGGATTGGTAAGACATTTAATTTTTACAAGTTTAGAACTATGGAAGCCTCAAATGAACCAAAAATCCATTATAATTACATTGAGAAATTTATAAAAGACCAACTCCAAAATGACCTTGGTATAGATTGCTTCGCTATCGCTTGCAATGACAGTATAGGTGTGGCTCGCAATGACAGACAACCTCTCTTGCCGTCAGGCAGGAAAGTATACAAGCTAACAAATGATCCAAGGGTAACACCAATTGGAAGATGGCTCAGAATCCTATCAATAGACGAGCTGCCCCAACTTATAAATGTGCTACGAGGCGAAATGAGTTTAGTAGGTCCTCGTCCTCCAATTCCTTACGAAGTTGAGTTATATGAAGACTGGCATAAAGCCCGCTTGTGCACAAAACCAGGAATAACAGGCCTCTGGCAAGTAATGGGTAGAAGTCTTATCCCCTTCAATGATATGGTAGTTCTAGACCTTTATTATGCAACAAACAAATCTCTGTTGACAGACTTAAAAATCCTATTACGCACAATTCCAATGGTACTGTCCCTAAAAGGAGCGTATTAA
- the leuS gene encoding leucine--tRNA ligase encodes MEMYNYQAIEKKWQTFWEENSIYKVGAGLPRPYKKYYILEMYPYPSGDLHIGQFRNYVIGDTRARFKMLQGYDVMYPFGWDAFGLPAEEAAIKRGIEPKKWTLSNIDVSRSTLKLMGISYDWDREINTCEPAFYKWTQWLFLKLFERGLAYRKEAYVNWCPHCNTTLANEQVGAGRCWRCATPITRRELTQWFFKITAYADRLLSDLDKLTEWPERVKTLQRNWIGKSDGIEIDFLYNGDKISVFTTRPDTIYGVTFIAVAPESELTSKIIKCSKRKSELIKYVETSLRRTDIERSSNIRDKDGIFTSEYAINPLSGERVQIWVADYVLPSYGTGVVMGVPAHDSRDFEFAMRYKIPIKKVIQPPYGEEPNGAYTEPGILVNSGPFSGIDSQEAILRIKAYVEKKGIGRSKLNYRLKDWLISRQRYWGTPIPMIHCNKCGVVPVPYKDLPVRLPERVDFTPKGKSPLASATEFIKSSCPNCGKVAERDSDTMDTFVDSSWYYLRYLDPKNETEPFSQTSVKTWFPIDEYIGGIEHATGHLIYFRFITKFLYDEGLLPQDEPCIRLFTHGMIMDRNGNVMSKSRGNAVPVGPFVKRWGADTSRITILFIGPPDKDAVWTEAGVAGASRFLKRVYNLIHENRNIPKIVQKEATPLYRSLNYTIKKVTKDIETFSHNTAIASLMEFLNKLYKSKEDPCFGYSLQVFVQLLAPFAPHIADELWSDLGNTGSVFKSKWPEWEEIEEEKITILVEINGKLRAKFTAFCDIEEEEARLQAIQIPKIAESIKNREIKKTIFVKNKLINFVI; translated from the coding sequence ATAGAAATGTATAATTACCAAGCTATAGAGAAAAAGTGGCAGACCTTTTGGGAAGAAAACTCAATTTACAAAGTAGGGGCGGGGTTACCCCGCCCCTACAAAAAGTATTATATACTTGAAATGTATCCTTACCCATCTGGCGACTTACACATAGGTCAATTTAGAAATTATGTAATTGGAGATACAAGAGCCCGATTTAAGATGCTGCAAGGCTACGATGTTATGTACCCTTTTGGTTGGGATGCATTTGGGCTACCAGCAGAGGAGGCTGCTATAAAGAGGGGGATTGAGCCTAAAAAATGGACTCTGAGTAACATAGACGTATCACGCTCTACCCTAAAGCTAATGGGAATATCATATGATTGGGATAGAGAAATCAACACCTGTGAACCTGCCTTTTATAAATGGACGCAATGGCTATTTCTAAAGCTGTTTGAGCGTGGTCTTGCTTATAGGAAGGAAGCATATGTGAACTGGTGTCCTCATTGCAATACTACACTTGCGAATGAGCAAGTGGGAGCTGGAAGGTGTTGGCGGTGTGCCACTCCTATAACGAGAAGAGAACTAACTCAATGGTTCTTTAAAATAACAGCCTATGCAGATAGATTGCTTTCTGATTTAGATAAACTTACAGAATGGCCTGAGCGAGTGAAGACATTGCAGAGAAATTGGATTGGCAAGAGTGATGGTATAGAAATAGATTTCCTATACAATGGTGATAAAATTTCTGTATTTACTACACGACCTGATACAATTTATGGAGTAACATTTATAGCTGTAGCACCAGAGAGTGAGCTTACAAGTAAAATTATAAAGTGCTCAAAAAGAAAATCAGAACTCATAAAATATGTTGAAACTTCATTGAGAAGGACAGATATAGAACGTTCCTCTAATATAAGGGATAAGGATGGCATCTTTACATCTGAATATGCAATTAATCCGTTGTCCGGAGAGCGAGTCCAAATTTGGGTTGCCGATTATGTCTTACCCTCATATGGTACAGGTGTAGTAATGGGTGTACCTGCACACGATTCTCGTGACTTTGAATTTGCAATGCGGTATAAAATACCTATCAAAAAAGTTATACAACCACCTTATGGAGAAGAACCAAATGGTGCTTATACAGAACCGGGTATATTAGTAAACTCTGGTCCATTTAGCGGAATAGATTCACAGGAAGCAATTCTTAGAATAAAGGCTTATGTAGAAAAAAAAGGAATTGGAAGGTCTAAGTTGAATTATAGACTTAAAGATTGGCTCATCTCGCGTCAGCGTTATTGGGGAACTCCTATCCCCATGATCCACTGTAATAAGTGCGGTGTAGTCCCTGTTCCTTATAAAGACTTGCCAGTCCGATTACCTGAAAGAGTAGATTTCACTCCAAAAGGTAAATCGCCGTTAGCTTCAGCTACCGAGTTTATTAAATCAAGTTGTCCAAATTGTGGTAAGGTAGCGGAGAGAGACTCAGATACTATGGATACATTCGTAGATTCGTCCTGGTATTATTTACGATATTTAGACCCAAAGAATGAAACTGAGCCATTCTCCCAAACAAGTGTTAAAACCTGGTTCCCTATAGACGAGTATATCGGAGGCATTGAACATGCGACAGGTCATCTTATTTACTTCCGCTTTATAACTAAATTTCTTTATGATGAGGGGTTGTTACCCCAAGATGAACCCTGCATTAGATTGTTCACTCATGGCATGATAATGGATAGAAATGGAAATGTAATGTCAAAATCCAGAGGAAATGCAGTTCCTGTTGGTCCTTTTGTAAAGAGATGGGGTGCTGATACAAGCAGAATAACAATCCTTTTTATAGGTCCACCTGATAAAGATGCAGTCTGGACAGAAGCTGGAGTAGCAGGTGCAAGTAGATTCCTCAAAAGAGTATATAATCTAATACATGAAAACAGAAATATCCCTAAAATAGTACAAAAAGAGGCTACTCCCCTTTATCGCAGTCTAAATTATACAATTAAAAAAGTAACTAAAGATATCGAAACCTTTAGCCACAATACAGCTATTGCATCACTTATGGAGTTTTTAAATAAACTTTACAAATCAAAAGAAGACCCTTGTTTTGGTTATTCACTTCAAGTTTTTGTTCAATTACTTGCGCCATTTGCGCCACACATAGCTGATGAGTTATGGAGTGATCTTGGAAATACTGGCTCTGTATTTAAATCTAAATGGCCTGAGTGGGAAGAAATTGAAGAAGAAAAAATCACAATACTTGTTGAAATTAATGGCAAATTGAGAGCCAAGTTTACTGCATTTTGTGATATTGAAGAAGAGGAAGCAAGATTACAAGCTATTCAAATTCCTAAAATAGCAGAAAGTATTAAAAATAGGGAGATTAAAAAAACTATATTTGTCAAAAACAAGCTAATTAATTTTGTAATATGA
- a CDS encoding polysaccharide biosynthesis tyrosine autokinase produces the protein MEGEIDIRRYIRAFLRRKWGFVGILFGILGLTYWMTARSPKVFVASSKVLIKKTPSTVYIFPTRLSEEVFEIETNCWILRSHDFMKRVVNKMKEKGLKFAFLSNEYAPDILCRMTTITRVEKSSIIEITVRGGNAEEISSIANNIAETFKDYSVEIARLSFTEAKRLIETQLPIAKDKLRESEEAIKKFKQNEKLLSASAGSSALQKELADLEGEYNLVLSEISIKDKAIAQLRDELKKETDKLTEEIVRTDNPSILNLRAQLVSLEKEYSSYVLAGLSEDHPKLSDLKEKIETIKQSLKERVKNRTEDEALLVDPLSYSEDLSKKILSTKSELLTLQAKKEALLERISECNHRIRIFSTKEYELAGLERTYEFNKDSYKRLITDYEASKMVEAQEIGSAIILEYARKPTTPISPRPKRNLTLALIFGIGLGFGVVLICEFLDVSIKDVEDIERLKLPVIGTIPVHSEGVIEDQNLPVAESYKKLRVNLKFSKSLDSELKTILIASCIAREGKSTIACNFGITYASAGAKTLLLEADLRKPELHRLLGISHKNGLSNLLVGEIKKEDAIIATEIKNLWLIPSGHIPPNPGELIDSKSMRTSISELREAFDIVIVDSPPLTACADGLLLGNMVDGVILVAELERTPKDTLQEMVASFKATGSTFLGVVVNKLKKEIYYRSRYYYKYYTSKAV, from the coding sequence ATGGAAGGTGAAATAGATATAAGAAGGTATATTCGTGCGTTCCTGCGTCGTAAGTGGGGCTTTGTTGGTATACTATTTGGAATTCTTGGTCTCACATACTGGATGACTGCAAGGAGTCCAAAAGTGTTCGTTGCTTCATCAAAAGTTCTAATAAAGAAAACACCTTCAACCGTTTATATCTTTCCAACTCGATTATCAGAGGAAGTGTTTGAAATAGAAACAAACTGCTGGATATTGAGATCCCACGACTTTATGAAAAGAGTAGTAAATAAAATGAAAGAGAAGGGGCTAAAATTTGCATTCCTATCCAATGAATATGCACCTGATATCCTATGTCGTATGACAACAATAACAAGGGTAGAAAAATCTAGTATCATTGAAATTACTGTTCGTGGTGGTAATGCTGAAGAAATTTCATCTATAGCAAATAACATAGCAGAGACTTTTAAAGATTATTCTGTCGAAATTGCAAGACTCAGTTTCACTGAAGCAAAAAGACTCATTGAAACCCAGCTCCCAATAGCCAAAGATAAATTACGAGAATCTGAGGAGGCTATTAAAAAATTCAAGCAAAACGAGAAACTACTATCAGCATCTGCTGGTAGTAGTGCACTCCAGAAGGAACTTGCTGACCTAGAAGGCGAGTATAATTTAGTCTTATCTGAAATTAGCATAAAAGACAAAGCAATTGCACAATTAAGGGATGAACTCAAAAAAGAAACGGATAAACTAACAGAAGAGATTGTAAGAACCGATAATCCTTCTATATTAAATCTAAGAGCTCAACTTGTAAGTCTTGAGAAAGAGTACTCTTCATATGTGCTTGCCGGATTATCTGAAGACCATCCAAAATTATCCGACCTAAAAGAAAAAATTGAAACCATAAAGCAAAGCCTTAAAGAGAGAGTAAAGAATAGAACCGAAGACGAAGCTCTATTAGTAGACCCACTTTCTTATTCAGAAGATTTGTCAAAAAAGATACTTAGTACCAAGTCTGAACTCCTAACACTACAGGCAAAGAAAGAAGCACTCCTTGAAAGAATCAGTGAATGCAATCACCGTATTCGTATCTTTTCTACAAAAGAGTATGAACTTGCTGGTTTGGAGCGTACCTATGAGTTCAACAAAGATTCCTATAAGAGATTAATCACTGATTATGAGGCTTCAAAAATGGTTGAAGCCCAAGAGATTGGCAGTGCTATAATACTTGAGTATGCAAGAAAACCTACTACCCCAATCTCACCGAGGCCTAAGCGTAATCTGACACTTGCATTAATATTTGGGATAGGTCTTGGTTTTGGTGTAGTTCTAATTTGTGAATTTCTTGATGTTTCCATTAAAGATGTAGAAGATATAGAAAGATTAAAACTACCTGTTATTGGGACAATCCCAGTGCATTCAGAAGGAGTTATTGAGGACCAAAATTTGCCAGTTGCTGAATCATATAAGAAACTACGTGTTAACTTAAAGTTCTCAAAATCATTAGATTCGGAGCTAAAAACTATCCTCATTGCAAGCTGTATAGCAAGAGAAGGCAAGTCAACAATTGCCTGTAACTTTGGTATAACTTATGCAAGTGCAGGTGCAAAGACTCTTCTGTTGGAAGCCGACCTAAGAAAACCCGAGTTACATAGACTCTTAGGAATTTCGCATAAAAATGGGCTATCAAATTTACTTGTTGGCGAGATTAAAAAAGAGGATGCAATAATTGCAACTGAAATTAAAAACTTATGGCTTATTCCATCAGGTCATATACCACCAAATCCTGGTGAACTCATAGACTCTAAGTCTATGAGGACCTCAATCTCTGAGCTAAGGGAAGCGTTTGATATAGTGATAGTAGATTCACCCCCTCTAACAGCGTGTGCAGATGGTCTTTTGCTTGGTAATATGGTAGATGGTGTAATATTGGTTGCAGAATTAGAGAGAACTCCTAAAGACACATTGCAGGAGATGGTAGCCTCGTTTAAAGCTACTGGCTCTACTTTTCTTGGTGTTGTAGTCAACAAATTAAAAAAAGAAATCTATTACAGGTCGCGTTATTACTACAAATACTACACATCAAAAGCTGTATAA
- a CDS encoding SLBB domain-containing protein → MVVFIHFLLLQVQPSVVKYYTYLSETGELQMKVSIWGEVMAPGLYSVPEGTDLVTLLTIAGGPSREADLSKIKVVRSFPSPSVFNLNLNNFFKTGNRENVTALKPGDMVYIKESPYYRIKESVRAFTEVTFIVGAYYQLYHILRYGR, encoded by the coding sequence ATGGTAGTTTTTATACACTTTTTATTATTGCAAGTCCAACCTTCAGTAGTCAAGTATTACACATACCTCAGTGAAACCGGTGAATTACAGATGAAGGTCTCTATATGGGGTGAAGTGATGGCTCCTGGTCTTTATTCTGTTCCTGAGGGTACAGATCTTGTAACACTTCTCACAATAGCGGGTGGGCCGTCAAGGGAAGCAGACTTGTCTAAAATTAAGGTTGTTAGATCTTTTCCATCTCCATCTGTATTTAACCTTAACCTTAACAACTTCTTTAAGACAGGAAACAGAGAGAATGTAACGGCATTGAAACCGGGAGATATGGTGTACATAAAAGAGAGTCCCTACTATAGAATCAAAGAATCAGTCCGTGCCTTTACTGAAGTAACATTTATCGTAGGGGCATATTATCAGCTATATCATATACTAAGATATGGAAGGTGA
- a CDS encoding bifunctional homocysteine S-methyltransferase/methylenetetrahydrofolate reductase — MDFLSLLNERIIVADGAMGTMLYAMGVPKGHCYDELNLSKPKLVKEIHQAYIDAGADLIETNTFGANSYILGKYYDLDKKTADINYMGAKIARKVCRDKLVAGAVGPITRPIEAAERLSLSEIHSIFKEQITALANGGVDLIILETMSSIDELIQGFLAASEVCNLPVICQLSFVHDCKTILGIDPVEAANALEKAGAHIMGANCGTGPQVVYEAVRRMGHVTDAFISALPNAGLASFSQGKFVYPATPEYFAAYSKKYVDAGVSIIGGCCGSTPTHIAAISNVVKGMRPKPRKIVRVEVKTECRGLINQTHISEVTSPLQQKLKEKFILSLEIDPPRCIDFDKELNAAQNFKAMGGECVNVSDTPMARLRMSPISLAHIIKHRVDIDVILHCTCRDRNLIAIQSDLIGAYSLGIRNILALTGDPPSVGDYPFAAAVFEITSDKLIEIINSLNRGVDWLGNPIGKPTSFFIGVAGKLNEPERVKEKAMKGIGFIQTQPVFDIKEIQSFVKEVAELHIPVITGILPLVSVRHAEFIQNEVPGITIPDKVMKRMRDGAADEGVKIAHELFDEIKLICNGVCIMPPFGKYELVEKIIT, encoded by the coding sequence ATGGACTTCCTGTCTCTGCTTAATGAACGTATTATTGTAGCTGACGGTGCTATGGGCACTATGCTATATGCGATGGGTGTGCCAAAGGGACATTGCTACGATGAGCTTAATTTATCTAAACCGAAGCTTGTTAAAGAAATACACCAAGCCTATATAGATGCAGGGGCAGACCTTATTGAAACAAATACATTTGGAGCAAACTCGTATATTCTTGGTAAATATTACGATTTGGATAAAAAGACTGCTGATATTAACTATATGGGAGCCAAAATTGCACGTAAAGTATGTAGAGATAAACTTGTAGCTGGTGCAGTAGGTCCAATTACGAGACCAATTGAGGCAGCTGAACGGCTTAGTTTATCCGAGATTCACTCTATTTTTAAAGAACAGATAACCGCTTTAGCAAATGGGGGAGTAGACCTTATTATTCTTGAAACTATGTCATCTATTGATGAGCTTATTCAAGGCTTCTTGGCAGCCAGTGAAGTATGCAACCTACCGGTTATATGTCAACTGTCGTTTGTCCATGATTGTAAGACAATTTTAGGAATAGACCCTGTAGAAGCGGCTAATGCACTTGAAAAGGCGGGTGCCCATATAATGGGGGCTAATTGTGGTACCGGACCACAAGTTGTGTACGAAGCTGTCAGGAGAATGGGACATGTGACTGATGCATTTATTTCAGCACTACCAAATGCAGGACTTGCAAGCTTCTCACAGGGTAAATTTGTGTATCCGGCTACTCCTGAGTATTTTGCAGCTTATTCAAAAAAGTATGTAGATGCTGGTGTTTCAATAATAGGCGGCTGCTGTGGCTCTACACCTACGCATATAGCTGCTATATCAAATGTAGTTAAAGGAATGAGACCTAAGCCACGTAAAATTGTGAGAGTAGAAGTAAAAACAGAATGTAGGGGTTTGATAAATCAAACCCATATAAGCGAGGTTACCTCACCATTACAGCAAAAGCTTAAAGAAAAGTTTATATTGAGCCTCGAAATTGACCCACCACGTTGTATAGATTTTGATAAGGAACTTAATGCAGCTCAAAACTTTAAAGCTATGGGCGGTGAGTGTGTAAATGTATCAGATACTCCTATGGCTAGGCTTAGGATGAGTCCTATTTCACTTGCCCATATAATAAAACATAGAGTAGATATTGATGTAATCCTGCACTGTACATGTAGGGACCGTAATTTGATTGCAATTCAATCCGATCTGATTGGAGCTTATAGCCTCGGCATTAGGAATATACTTGCATTAACTGGTGACCCGCCATCTGTTGGTGATTACCCGTTCGCAGCAGCTGTATTTGAGATTACTTCAGATAAGTTGATAGAGATTATAAATTCACTTAACAGGGGAGTAGACTGGCTCGGTAATCCTATAGGTAAACCGACTTCTTTCTTCATAGGTGTAGCAGGTAAGTTAAATGAACCAGAAAGAGTCAAAGAGAAGGCAATGAAAGGGATTGGGTTCATACAGACTCAGCCTGTATTTGATATAAAAGAGATACAGTCTTTTGTAAAAGAAGTAGCTGAACTTCACATTCCTGTGATTACAGGAATTCTTCCACTTGTGAGTGTGAGACATGCTGAATTTATTCAAAATGAGGTTCCAGGAATTACTATACCTGACAAAGTAATGAAGCGAATGAGAGACGGGGCTGCAGACGAGGGTGTGAAGATAGCGCATGAGTTGTTTGATGAAATAAAGCTTATCTGTAATGGCGTTTGTATAATGCCACCATTTGGTAAATACGAACTCGTTGAAAAGATAATAACATGA